Proteins co-encoded in one Schaalia radingae genomic window:
- a CDS encoding response regulator transcription factor — MKVLIAEDEEYLAQAIAQGLRREAMVVDVTFDGDDALEMVRCSSYDAIVLDRDLPGTHGDEVCRILAHHYPEVRILMLTAARTLNARVTGFELGADDYLVKPFEFPELVARLRALGRRSQPAREPVLESCRVRLDPFRREVYRDGRFVRLSPKEFAVLELLMEADGGVLSQETLLERAWDANADPFTNSIRVTISHLRQRLGSPWVIQTVPGAGYRFGEADR; from the coding sequence ATGAAGGTCCTCATCGCCGAGGATGAAGAATATCTCGCACAGGCAATCGCCCAGGGGCTGAGGCGCGAAGCAATGGTTGTTGACGTGACTTTCGATGGCGATGACGCGCTGGAGATGGTGCGTTGTTCTTCCTACGACGCGATAGTTCTGGATCGTGATTTGCCGGGAACTCATGGTGACGAGGTGTGCAGGATTCTCGCGCACCACTACCCTGAGGTGCGCATCCTGATGCTCACTGCCGCCCGCACGCTCAACGCACGCGTCACGGGGTTCGAACTGGGAGCTGACGACTATCTGGTCAAACCGTTTGAGTTCCCGGAGCTGGTTGCCAGACTGCGAGCTCTCGGCCGCCGCTCTCAACCGGCACGAGAACCTGTCCTTGAATCGTGCAGAGTGCGTCTGGACCCGTTCCGTCGCGAAGTCTACCGCGATGGACGCTTCGTCCGTCTGAGCCCCAAGGAGTTCGCGGTTCTGGAATTGCTGATGGAGGCTGACGGCGGGGTCCTCAGCCAGGAAACGCTGCTGGAGCGCGCATGGGACGCGAACGCTGATCCCTTCACCAATTCGATTCGCGTCACTATTTCACATCTGCGTCAGCGGCTCGGCTCCCCCTGGGTTATCCAAACCGTGCCGGGCGCAGGATATCGCTTTGGGGAGGCAGACAGATGA
- a CDS encoding sensor histidine kinase — protein MTRTPRGERRLTLRMRLTLSYAGLVGGVGLVMIGLVYAYMRLVPMRLNTTFAPPAPDGQSASFDLVIPVARSMLNTMLVTSLLVLTILTLLSGLVGWIVAGRVMAPLVDMKKAAALATSGDYSYRLNLKGPDDEVRELGVMFDAMLDSVDQSLRSQQQFAANASHELRTPLATTQTMIDVTLSDPDATTQELRDLLRRVRETNHANAQTVDALLDLSAAQGGMLAREEVDLAEIVRHAIHEVESPAKDHGIAIHMSITPAAVTGDQVLLRQAVSNLLRNAVTYNLADGSVNVTLQVHHSPYASASCAVLNVTNTGPLVDADTVSSLCEPFVRGSRRTAGTTRGHGLGLAIVQAVAQAHRGTVTISALDEGGLSVTLTVPATVRIASRSVDATRATPSTT, from the coding sequence ATGACGAGGACACCGCGCGGGGAACGCCGCCTGACCCTGAGAATGCGCCTGACCTTGTCCTATGCGGGACTGGTGGGCGGTGTGGGCCTGGTGATGATTGGCCTGGTGTACGCCTATATGCGCCTGGTGCCGATGCGACTGAACACCACGTTCGCTCCTCCCGCGCCTGACGGGCAAAGCGCCAGTTTTGACCTGGTGATCCCAGTGGCCCGCTCCATGCTCAACACCATGCTGGTCACGTCGCTTCTGGTTCTGACGATTCTGACGCTTCTTTCCGGCCTAGTCGGGTGGATCGTGGCGGGACGCGTGATGGCGCCGCTGGTTGACATGAAGAAAGCCGCTGCTCTGGCAACATCAGGCGATTACAGTTACCGCCTGAACCTGAAGGGACCGGATGATGAGGTGCGCGAGCTGGGCGTTATGTTCGACGCGATGCTTGATTCGGTCGATCAGTCGCTCCGTTCTCAACAGCAGTTCGCAGCCAATGCGTCGCATGAGCTGCGTACTCCTCTTGCCACGACTCAGACAATGATTGATGTGACGCTGTCTGATCCGGATGCGACCACTCAGGAACTGCGGGACCTTCTGCGACGGGTACGCGAAACCAATCACGCCAACGCTCAGACTGTGGATGCGCTGCTGGATCTGTCGGCAGCTCAAGGCGGGATGCTGGCGCGCGAAGAGGTGGATCTAGCCGAAATTGTTCGCCACGCCATCCATGAAGTTGAATCTCCGGCGAAAGACCATGGTATAGCCATCCATATGAGCATCACTCCCGCTGCAGTTACTGGAGATCAGGTGCTGCTGCGCCAGGCGGTCTCGAACCTGCTGCGCAACGCCGTCACCTACAACCTGGCGGATGGATCTGTGAACGTCACCCTGCAGGTACACCATTCGCCTTATGCCAGTGCTTCCTGCGCAGTGCTGAACGTGACCAACACCGGCCCCCTCGTCGATGCTGATACCGTCAGCTCACTGTGTGAGCCTTTCGTGCGTGGATCCAGACGTACAGCCGGTACCACGCGCGGACATGGCCTGGGACTCGCAATCGTGCAGGCTGTCGCTCAAGCTCACCGCGGCACAGTCACTATTTCCGCACTCGACGAGGGTGGTCTGAGCGTGACACTCACCGTTCCTGCAACAGTGCGCATTGCCAGCCGTTCAGTGGATGCGACACGGGCTACGCCCAGCACCACGTGA
- a CDS encoding LPXTG cell wall anchor domain-containing protein: MTVTVEKSAAGDMTTEPGVKKFKLVRTGAQVSGLVGIAAAMGVAGLGLALVRRRREGEEN, from the coding sequence GTGACGGTCACCGTTGAGAAGTCTGCCGCTGGCGATATGACCACCGAGCCGGGAGTCAAGAAGTTTAAGCTTGTACGCACCGGCGCGCAGGTATCAGGACTCGTTGGTATCGCAGCCGCAATGGGCGTAGCAGGCCTTGGCCTGGCGCTCGTGCGACGCCGTCGAGAAGGCGAGGAGAACTAA
- a CDS encoding IS3 family transposase (programmed frameshift): MALVESGVARRQVCADLGISRSSLQKWITDTRLQAQGMQPSADPVATKEISQALKRIRELEMENEVLRAAAAYLSQEASPKRVFPTVEKLIKAGKATLTVAARVLGFSRQAFYKWAAKPVSNRQAQEVELIDKIRQIHSDDPEFGYRLIADELHDQGIEISERRVWRLCSHAQVFSVIARRKPRGKKSGAPVHDDLLQRHFHADALNVAWATDITEHWTKEGKLYLCAIKDLCSRRIVGYATGGRMKSRLVVAALDDAMRKRGNPHGVIVHSDRGSQFRSRIFRAALKSYGARGSMGRVGACGDNAAMESFFALVQKNVLDRGSWNRRRELSAAITHWIERTYHRKRRQRALGKLTPIEYETIMEPAASLAA, encoded by the exons GTGGCGTTGGTGGAGTCTGGGGTTGCTCGCCGTCAGGTGTGTGCTGATTTGGGGATCTCGCGTTCCTCGTTGCAAAAATGGATTACTGATACGAGGTTGCAGGCTCAGGGGATGCAACCGTCTGCCGATCCGGTAGCGACTAAAGAGATAAGCCAGGCTTTGAAACGGATTCGCGAGTTGGAGATGGAAAACGAAGTGCTACGTGCCGCGGCGGCGTACCTGTCTCAAGAAGCG TCGCCCAAAAGGGTCTTCCCGACCGTGGAAAAGCTGATCAAGGCGGGTAAGGCGACCTTGACGGTAGCGGCTCGGGTACTGGGGTTTTCCCGCCAAGCATTTTATAAATGGGCTGCTAAGCCAGTTTCGAACAGGCAAGCCCAAGAAGTAGAGCTTATAGACAAGATTCGCCAGATTCACAGTGACGATCCTGAATTTGGTTACCGCCTGATAGCAGACGAGCTCCATGATCAAGGGATAGAGATTTCTGAGCGTCGAGTATGGCGATTGTGTTCTCATGCTCAGGTGTTCTCGGTGATCGCTAGGCGTAAGCCGCGTGGGAAGAAGTCGGGTGCTCCAGTACATGATGACCTGTTACAGCGTCACTTCCACGCTGATGCGCTCAACGTTGCGTGGGCTACAGATATTACGGAGCATTGGACCAAAGAGGGCAAGCTGTATCTGTGTGCGATCAAAGACCTGTGCTCGCGAAGAATCGTGGGCTATGCGACCGGTGGGCGAATGAAATCACGCCTCGTGGTGGCGGCGCTCGATGATGCGATGAGGAAACGAGGCAATCCCCATGGCGTAATCGTTCACTCTGATCGTGGCTCGCAATTTCGTTCTAGAATATTCCGTGCCGCGCTGAAATCTTACGGCGCGAGGGGATCTATGGGCAGAGTTGGAGCGTGTGGGGATAACGCTGCGATGGAATCTTTCTTCGCTCTTGTACAAAAGAACGTTCTTGATCGTGGCTCTTGGAACAGGCGCCGTGAATTATCTGCCGCGATCACTCACTGGATTGAACGGACATATCACAGGAAAAGACGGCAACGAGCACTGGGTAAATTGACACCAATCGAATACGAAACAATCATGGAACCAGCCGCATCCCTTGCGGCCTAA
- a CDS encoding IS3 family transposase: MKGLDEQRAIDRARVIVTLKSHHDLDVLLRVARLARSTFYYHQARLGQPDKHADLRAKIRTIFEASGGRYGHRRIRLALHRQGLVVSRKLVAKLMKREGLTCLVRQKKRYNSYRGTLSTIAPNVLARDFTATSPNQKWVSDVTEFRLGSSKIYLSPIIDLFDHSVVSYTVGKSANLELTNTSLRKALNKAKPGPGLVVHTDQGFQYQGSAEGLVDSFPSDF; this comes from the coding sequence ATTAAGGGACTTGATGAACAACGAGCAATAGACCGAGCTCGAGTAATCGTTACACTCAAGTCCCATCATGATCTCGATGTTCTTTTGCGGGTAGCGCGATTGGCCAGATCAACGTTCTACTACCATCAAGCCCGCCTAGGACAGCCAGATAAACATGCTGATCTTCGAGCCAAGATCAGAACAATTTTTGAAGCTTCGGGCGGTCGGTATGGTCACCGTAGGATCCGACTCGCCCTACACCGCCAGGGCCTGGTGGTCTCTCGTAAACTCGTCGCCAAGCTTATGAAGCGTGAAGGACTGACCTGCCTGGTCCGTCAGAAGAAACGCTATAACTCTTACCGAGGCACACTATCGACCATTGCCCCAAACGTGTTAGCCCGCGACTTCACTGCTACTAGCCCGAACCAAAAATGGGTCTCTGACGTTACCGAGTTCCGTCTCGGATCGTCCAAGATCTATCTCTCACCAATCATCGACTTGTTCGATCACTCAGTCGTTTCCTACACGGTCGGGAAATCAGCCAATCTTGAACTGACCAACACCAGTCTCCGCAAGGCTTTGAACAAGGCTAAGCCGGGCCCGGGTCTGGTAGTCCACACCGACCAAGGATTCCAATACCAGGGGTCTGCTGAGGGTTTGGTTGACAGTTTTCCTTCTGATTTTTAG
- a CDS encoding helix-turn-helix domain-containing protein, with protein MVSSLSSLTESDQTRLVALFEQGCGAAAAASYLGLSFKPCDRFYNRWRIHGRLVLVNKSHKRVFTFEVKRDAVQRFLAGKTRMSIAQDLGLASVNVVTSWVRIYRDQGEDGLRPKPKGRRPKTGPRVLSQTEELEQRIRDLEAENAYLKALRDLMNNEQ; from the coding sequence ATGGTTTCTTCTTTATCTTCATTGACTGAGTCTGATCAGACGCGTTTAGTTGCTTTGTTTGAGCAGGGGTGTGGTGCCGCAGCGGCTGCTTCTTACCTTGGCTTGAGTTTCAAGCCGTGCGATCGTTTCTATAATCGGTGGCGTATTCATGGCAGGCTTGTTCTTGTGAATAAGTCACATAAGCGAGTTTTTACCTTTGAAGTCAAACGTGATGCTGTTCAACGCTTTCTGGCCGGCAAGACCCGGATGAGTATCGCGCAGGACTTGGGATTGGCTTCTGTCAACGTGGTGACGAGCTGGGTGCGGATCTATCGCGACCAAGGCGAAGACGGCTTGCGCCCTAAGCCTAAGGGCAGGCGACCTAAGACCGGTCCCAGGGTGTTATCTCAAACTGAGGAACTTGAACAACGGATCAGGGACTTAGAAGCGGAGAACGCCTACCTAAAAGCATTAAGGGACTTGATGAACAACGAGCAATAG
- a CDS encoding glycoside-pentoside-hexuronide (GPH):cation symporter produces the protein MKNALGFGLGTLGRDMMYGMVSMYLMFYLTDVLDLSTGALAAVTVVLVLMRIFDAVNDPFMGYVVDNTRTRWGKFKPWITIGACGWCIGTVLLFTDWGVRGWQFITLFIVVYLVFEVAYTMNDISYYGMMPSLTRDKAERERIGVVTRICANIGLFSIVVGIVPVTQWLTGVLGDAQRAWQLLAIVLSIIAIAFQSITLIFAHETVHVKSESTPLRELVSVIFKNDQLLWVSLTFLLYMSGYTLLTSLGLHYFKYLVGDEGKYPVFALVLGVTQLGTLLVFPLISARMPRRQVFTLGCGASVVGYVVFICAGSNMAVILCAGLFLFFGEALFQVLLMMYIADSVEYGEWKLGRRNESITFSLQPFIYKLSGAISSGLMGICLIWSGVESATSSADVAESGTWIFRLFMMVVPLILTVAAFLVFRHGYRIDEATYSSIVASLQDSEKTSTPEEEAR, from the coding sequence ATGAAGAACGCCTTGGGTTTCGGTTTAGGGACGCTGGGGCGCGACATGATGTACGGAATGGTGTCGATGTACCTCATGTTCTACCTCACCGACGTCCTGGACCTGTCGACCGGTGCGCTCGCAGCGGTCACCGTCGTGCTGGTGCTCATGCGGATCTTCGACGCCGTGAATGATCCGTTTATGGGTTACGTCGTCGACAATACGCGCACGCGGTGGGGCAAATTCAAACCGTGGATCACGATCGGCGCATGCGGATGGTGCATTGGCACGGTGCTGCTGTTCACCGACTGGGGGGTGCGAGGCTGGCAATTCATCACGCTGTTCATCGTGGTCTACCTGGTGTTCGAGGTCGCCTACACGATGAACGACATCTCCTACTACGGGATGATGCCGTCACTGACCCGCGACAAGGCTGAGCGTGAACGCATCGGAGTGGTCACACGTATCTGCGCGAACATTGGCCTGTTCTCCATCGTTGTCGGCATCGTGCCGGTGACTCAGTGGCTCACAGGTGTGCTGGGGGATGCGCAGCGTGCCTGGCAGCTGCTGGCGATCGTGCTGTCGATCATTGCGATCGCTTTCCAGTCCATCACGCTGATCTTTGCGCACGAGACCGTGCATGTGAAGTCGGAGTCGACGCCGCTGCGCGAACTCGTCAGCGTCATCTTCAAGAACGATCAGCTGCTGTGGGTGTCGCTGACGTTCCTGCTGTATATGTCCGGCTACACCCTGCTGACCAGCCTGGGCCTGCATTACTTCAAGTACCTGGTGGGAGACGAAGGCAAGTACCCGGTTTTCGCGCTGGTTCTGGGCGTGACCCAGTTGGGCACGCTGCTGGTATTTCCCTTGATTTCTGCCCGCATGCCGAGGCGACAGGTCTTCACCCTGGGGTGCGGCGCTTCCGTCGTGGGATACGTGGTGTTCATCTGTGCCGGCAGCAACATGGCCGTCATTTTGTGCGCCGGGTTGTTCCTGTTCTTCGGGGAGGCACTGTTCCAGGTGCTGCTCATGATGTACATCGCGGACAGTGTGGAGTACGGCGAATGGAAGCTGGGGCGGCGCAACGAGTCCATTACTTTTTCCCTGCAGCCCTTCATCTATAAGCTGTCCGGTGCAATTTCTTCGGGCCTGATGGGTATCTGCCTGATCTGGTCGGGTGTGGAGAGCGCCACCAGTTCTGCCGATGTCGCCGAGTCGGGCACGTGGATTTTCCGGCTGTTCATGATGGTCGTCCCCCTGATTTTGACCGTCGCGGCGTTCCTGGTGTTCCGGCACGGCTATCGCATTGACGAAGCCACATACAGTTCAATTGTCGCAAGCCTGCAAGACAGTGAAAAAACCAGCACACCCGAGGAGGAAGCACGATGA
- a CDS encoding alpha-glucosidase codes for MTRHPVRTLGDVYDHPVGRDVLDKIALQIGVSPSFIVNPLTRRLPLTVLDRVAGRAAPGLVAALTDLLEMNPDRLDDADTHTEGQSEPPWWQGAVFYQIYPRSFADSNGDGIGDLRGIIGKLDYLQTLGVDCLWLSPIFDSPNDDMGYDVRDYRAVMDLMGSMEDLDELIEQVHARDMRIILDLVVNHSSAEHEWFQEALRDPDGDKAAYYFLREGSSDAPPNNWVSFFSGSAWRWFDDIKRWGMHLFAPSQMDLNWDNPAVRREVADIVQFWLARGIDGFRMDVINYISKNAGLPNGVPAVGELVGFTGIERYFIGPHLHDYLRELRSAGFTRPDGSHALMVGETPGIGIEVGRLLTNRQRREMDLIFNFDVLEPPGKIRWDDYRYPPAYFLDFYLRYLRRLGPSDQMAIFAENHDNPRIVSKITLDPRWRGAVAKLIAAISLTLPGTPFIFQGQELGAVNQNFTSLDQLRDVESLNYFRELIDGGAARDEAWDRILAGSRDHARVPMRWTVEGGFTTGQPWITGTDMEAGWSAAEQLDDEHSVLNFYRYLISVRQYFAHDDFTLLTRSGHYAAWTRGHYLVEVNLSERTIRRPLSVRRMPGRTVMTSLGSTVRSERPRPDELPPYGVLIRLLD; via the coding sequence ATGACCCGACACCCTGTGCGCACCCTCGGTGATGTGTACGACCACCCTGTTGGACGCGACGTCCTGGACAAGATCGCGTTGCAGATTGGAGTGTCGCCCTCGTTCATCGTGAACCCGCTGACGCGCCGGCTCCCATTGACGGTTCTGGATCGCGTGGCTGGGCGAGCAGCGCCGGGACTGGTCGCGGCGCTCACGGATTTGTTGGAGATGAATCCCGACCGGCTCGATGACGCCGACACCCACACCGAGGGACAGTCCGAGCCCCCCTGGTGGCAGGGCGCCGTTTTCTACCAGATCTATCCGCGCAGTTTCGCAGACTCGAACGGCGACGGGATCGGTGATCTGCGCGGCATCATCGGCAAACTTGATTACCTTCAAACACTGGGCGTTGACTGCCTGTGGCTCTCCCCCATCTTCGATTCACCCAACGATGATATGGGCTATGACGTGCGAGATTATCGCGCAGTCATGGATCTGATGGGGTCGATGGAGGATCTGGACGAGCTCATCGAACAGGTTCACGCGCGCGATATGCGCATTATTTTGGACCTGGTTGTCAACCACTCCTCCGCCGAGCACGAATGGTTCCAGGAAGCGCTGCGTGATCCAGACGGCGACAAGGCGGCGTACTACTTCCTTCGTGAAGGCTCTTCCGACGCGCCGCCCAACAACTGGGTGTCATTCTTTTCCGGGTCGGCCTGGCGCTGGTTTGATGACATCAAGCGTTGGGGCATGCACCTGTTCGCACCCTCGCAAATGGATCTGAACTGGGACAATCCTGCGGTTCGTCGCGAAGTTGCCGACATTGTGCAGTTCTGGCTGGCTCGAGGCATCGACGGTTTCCGCATGGATGTCATCAACTACATTTCGAAAAACGCGGGCCTGCCCAATGGCGTGCCGGCAGTGGGTGAGCTGGTCGGTTTCACCGGCATCGAGCGCTACTTCATCGGGCCTCATCTGCACGATTATTTGCGTGAGCTGAGGTCGGCAGGCTTCACACGACCGGACGGCTCCCACGCTCTCATGGTGGGCGAAACACCGGGGATCGGCATCGAGGTAGGTCGCCTTCTGACCAATCGGCAGCGTCGCGAAATGGATCTGATCTTCAACTTCGACGTCCTTGAGCCCCCCGGAAAGATCCGTTGGGATGACTACCGCTATCCTCCCGCCTACTTCCTGGATTTCTATCTGCGCTACCTGCGCCGTCTGGGGCCCAGCGACCAGATGGCGATTTTCGCGGAGAATCACGATAATCCGCGCATCGTCAGCAAGATCACCCTCGATCCGCGCTGGCGCGGTGCGGTGGCCAAACTGATCGCCGCGATTTCACTGACCCTGCCCGGCACGCCCTTCATTTTCCAGGGGCAGGAGCTCGGCGCAGTCAACCAGAATTTCACCAGCCTCGACCAGCTTCGCGACGTCGAATCACTGAACTATTTCCGCGAACTCATCGACGGCGGTGCGGCGCGCGATGAGGCCTGGGACCGCATCCTCGCTGGTTCACGCGATCATGCGCGCGTCCCCATGCGCTGGACTGTCGAGGGTGGCTTCACGACTGGCCAGCCGTGGATTACGGGGACCGACATGGAGGCGGGATGGAGCGCCGCCGAACAGCTGGACGATGAGCATTCGGTTCTGAACTTCTACCGCTATCTGATCAGTGTGCGCCAGTACTTTGCACACGATGACTTCACGCTGCTCACACGCAGCGGGCACTATGCAGCGTGGACGCGCGGGCACTACCTGGTTGAGGTCAACTTGTCAGAGCGAACGATCAGGCGTCCCCTGAGCGTGAGACGGATGCCCGGCCGAACTGTGATGACATCACTGGGATCAACGGTTAGGAGCGAACGCCCTCGTCCCGATGAGTTGCCGCCGTACGGGGTGCTGATCCGCCTGCTCGACTAA
- a CDS encoding TIGR01777 family oxidoreductase, producing MVQETVVVAGASGLIGRTLSRSLHEDGYRVIALVRRPARTANEVQWAPGSAPLDPRVLEGARAVVTLNGASIASFPWTKRYRETLLHSRVDPTRTVAQALAQIGQGAPQFVAGSAVGIYGDRPGEELDEGSSSGDTYLASICRAWEDEARQSEDVTTVARCRTSSIIHREALLKPLIPLTKLCVSGPLGDGQQHIPWISLIDEVRALRCVIDQRLGGPINLTAPEMATMNDIGSELADRLSRPFWLPVPKWALRMSLTRDAADSLLMADQRVHARVLEEAGFTFVHPTVSRAMSFAL from the coding sequence ATGGTACAGGAAACTGTGGTTGTTGCCGGCGCGTCAGGCCTGATCGGTCGAACCTTGTCGCGATCGTTGCACGAAGACGGGTACCGGGTGATTGCGCTGGTCAGGCGTCCGGCGCGTACCGCGAACGAAGTGCAGTGGGCACCCGGCTCAGCCCCGCTTGACCCTCGCGTGCTCGAGGGTGCTCGAGCCGTTGTCACATTGAACGGCGCGAGCATCGCGTCCTTCCCGTGGACGAAACGGTACCGTGAGACGCTGCTGCATTCGCGTGTGGATCCCACCCGCACTGTTGCTCAGGCATTGGCACAGATCGGGCAGGGTGCGCCGCAGTTTGTGGCCGGATCGGCCGTGGGTATTTATGGGGATCGTCCCGGCGAAGAACTCGATGAAGGGTCGAGTAGCGGTGACACCTATCTGGCGTCCATTTGTCGTGCGTGGGAAGATGAAGCGCGGCAGTCTGAAGACGTGACGACCGTGGCGAGGTGCCGCACATCCTCGATCATCCACCGTGAAGCCCTGTTGAAACCGCTGATTCCTCTGACGAAGTTGTGCGTGAGTGGGCCACTGGGAGATGGCCAGCAGCATATTCCGTGGATCTCTCTGATTGATGAGGTGCGCGCATTGCGATGCGTGATCGACCAACGCCTTGGCGGACCGATCAACCTGACGGCGCCCGAAATGGCAACCATGAATGACATTGGCTCTGAGCTGGCTGATCGGCTGAGCCGCCCCTTCTGGCTCCCGGTTCCGAAGTGGGCGCTGCGCATGTCGCTCACGCGTGATGCCGCCGATTCCTTACTGATGGCCGACCAGCGTGTGCATGCGCGTGTCCTGGAAGAAGCTGGCTTCACCTTTGTGCACCCGACCGTGTCGCGCGCAATGTCCTTTGCTCTGTGA
- a CDS encoding SpaA isopeptide-forming pilin-related protein: MPSVGNATGERAENAMKSHFTVRARKAAALLGASIVAATAFVVPIQQSSQAAERPFPSYELSYQRIVGQKDPNFNPETDEGDGCIHSANPELAPLPFFGFESAAINQCDGMRVKVRWFYDKSLDSETTAPTLEFRFGTTWQYTQVDNPDSNAYIWKPVENFLYDGQPTDIYKADDPVVKDSNGNFVRMHNGKGFYEPIHFVFEDTFGPGVEHTMQYDVYLPYNADWGGMTFGTGSTGDTHGGSIGAKANGMTVPIAAKMDVRYVLDSEYRAARGFPQASSSSTDESQSAGLPNEIAGKDEVLKNQYTARPQAGWGRQLEGSTYTTLDCLEAEGQQLTELANSVPINKIYPNLNSDAAVPLEAASGTAFFARYPYQYYLTGGRTWDSLSGQRYMNLNSETGEFEPFTDKNGNQLVFPYKPTPQSLIADIPGYKYVGFDLPTMKNGAYKGLTSEGYPEYQDGPNVASRYHKSNEKTQHFYYTYEKIKGAFNLSKVSTLDKTPIAGAEFELYQVIDPTVSACGVQPDLTDTSTVNICPLKNGAENTAPECSKTVRRITLDNMTDGKIITDAEGAYVAPQQSLASDTTYLLKEVAVPDPYRIDNAWTQFNVPLQTSDDQTVSTPTVTVKNPESVPPPEVPPTPPTKTPPKKVVLSNTGANAADLAAACVALVAAGGMTLMLRRRSSK; this comes from the coding sequence ATGCCATCAGTCGGCAACGCAACAGGCGAAAGGGCTGAAAACGCCATGAAATCTCACTTCACAGTGCGTGCCAGAAAAGCCGCGGCGCTGCTCGGGGCGTCGATCGTAGCTGCCACAGCGTTTGTTGTACCGATACAGCAGAGCAGCCAGGCTGCAGAGCGACCATTCCCCAGTTATGAGCTGTCGTACCAACGCATCGTTGGACAGAAAGATCCAAATTTCAATCCTGAGACCGATGAGGGTGACGGATGCATTCACTCAGCAAATCCGGAGCTGGCGCCCCTCCCCTTCTTTGGCTTCGAATCGGCCGCCATCAACCAGTGTGACGGCATGCGCGTAAAAGTTCGGTGGTTCTACGACAAGAGCCTTGATTCCGAAACTACTGCTCCTACGCTCGAATTCCGCTTCGGCACGACGTGGCAGTACACGCAGGTCGATAATCCCGATTCCAATGCGTATATCTGGAAGCCCGTGGAAAATTTCCTTTACGACGGGCAGCCAACCGACATTTATAAGGCCGACGATCCGGTGGTCAAGGACAGCAACGGCAATTTTGTGCGTATGCACAACGGCAAGGGGTTCTACGAGCCTATTCACTTTGTCTTTGAAGACACCTTCGGCCCGGGCGTTGAGCACACCATGCAATACGACGTCTATTTGCCGTACAACGCTGACTGGGGCGGCATGACTTTTGGCACCGGGTCCACGGGCGATACACACGGCGGATCGATCGGCGCGAAGGCGAACGGTATGACTGTGCCGATCGCTGCGAAAATGGATGTACGCTACGTCCTCGACTCCGAGTATCGTGCAGCTCGCGGTTTTCCTCAGGCGTCCAGCAGCTCGACCGATGAATCCCAGTCGGCAGGTCTTCCGAACGAAATTGCCGGCAAAGACGAAGTATTGAAGAACCAGTATACGGCACGCCCACAAGCCGGATGGGGTCGCCAATTGGAGGGCTCAACCTACACAACGCTTGACTGCCTTGAAGCTGAAGGTCAGCAGCTTACCGAACTTGCCAATTCAGTGCCGATCAACAAGATTTACCCGAACCTGAATTCTGACGCGGCTGTTCCGCTCGAGGCAGCGTCGGGTACTGCGTTCTTCGCACGATATCCCTACCAGTATTACCTCACCGGCGGACGGACGTGGGACTCCCTTTCGGGGCAAAGGTACATGAATCTCAATTCTGAGACAGGGGAATTTGAGCCATTCACCGATAAGAATGGTAATCAGCTCGTTTTCCCATATAAGCCGACGCCGCAGTCCCTCATTGCCGACATTCCGGGATACAAGTATGTCGGCTTCGACCTGCCGACGATGAAAAACGGCGCATATAAGGGCCTGACCAGTGAAGGTTATCCTGAATACCAGGACGGCCCGAACGTGGCGTCCAGATATCACAAGTCGAATGAAAAGACTCAGCACTTCTACTACACCTATGAGAAGATCAAGGGAGCCTTCAACTTGTCGAAGGTGAGCACGCTCGATAAGACTCCCATTGCCGGAGCTGAGTTTGAGCTCTACCAGGTTATCGATCCCACGGTCAGTGCCTGCGGCGTGCAACCGGATCTAACCGATACGAGTACGGTGAATATCTGCCCGCTCAAGAACGGCGCTGAAAACACTGCCCCCGAGTGCAGCAAGACGGTTCGCCGCATCACTTTGGACAACATGACTGATGGCAAGATCATCACTGACGCTGAGGGTGCTTATGTGGCACCTCAACAGTCACTGGCGTCTGACACCACCTACCTGCTCAAGGAGGTCGCTGTTCCCGATCCCTACCGCATCGACAACGCGTGGACGCAGTTCAATGTTCCGTTGCAGACATCTGACGACCAGACTGTGTCGACCCCGACGGTGACAGTCAAGAACCCCGAATCGGTTCCTCCGCCGGAAGTGCCTCCAACACCGCCGACGAAGACCCCGCCCAAAAAAGTTGTCCTGTCGAACACAGGCGCCAACGCTGCAGATCTTGCGGCTGCGTGCGTCGCCTTGGTGGCTGCAGGTGGCATGACGCTGATGCTTCGTCGCCGCTCGTCCAAGTAG